A DNA window from Candidatus Roseilinea sp. contains the following coding sequences:
- a CDS encoding zinc ABC transporter permease, with product MGAALAIILTGVLVATACALLGVFLVLRRMAMMADAISHAILPGLVAGYFLAQGPNLLAGFVGASLAAVVTVALVEALHHTRRVGGESAIGIVFPAMFALGTFLVSKYFANVHLDTDAVLYGNIEFVAFDVLILNGTNLGPQSLWVMGALCVVNLLFVGLLFKELKLATFDPGLAAALGFSPILIHYGLMAMVAITTVGAFTAVGAILVVAFMIVPAATAYLLTDDLGNMIVLAVCIGALSAIAGGFVAFALDASVAGAMATVAGACFLLALLFSPAHGLVAKARRLRRQRLRLAMENLVVHLFNHEHQAYEEHEAEVAHLSSELRWQPQFARRIIRMARRAQLVQQVNGHLALTDAGREFARRAFARRDGEA from the coding sequence ATGGGGGCGGCCCTGGCGATCATCCTCACCGGTGTGCTGGTCGCGACGGCCTGCGCGCTGTTGGGCGTCTTCCTGGTGCTGCGGCGCATGGCGATGATGGCCGACGCGATCAGTCACGCCATCCTGCCGGGCCTCGTTGCCGGCTACTTCTTGGCTCAGGGGCCGAACCTGCTAGCGGGCTTCGTCGGCGCATCGCTGGCCGCCGTCGTCACCGTTGCGTTGGTCGAAGCGCTACACCACACGCGTCGGGTCGGCGGCGAGTCGGCGATCGGCATCGTGTTCCCGGCGATGTTTGCGCTGGGCACCTTTCTGGTATCCAAGTATTTTGCCAACGTGCACCTGGATACCGATGCGGTGCTCTATGGCAACATCGAGTTCGTCGCGTTCGACGTCCTGATCCTCAACGGCACAAACCTCGGCCCGCAGTCGCTCTGGGTGATGGGCGCGCTATGCGTCGTCAATCTGCTGTTCGTTGGGCTGTTGTTCAAGGAGCTGAAGCTGGCGACGTTCGACCCGGGCTTGGCGGCGGCGCTGGGCTTTTCGCCGATCCTGATCCACTATGGGCTGATGGCGATGGTCGCCATCACAACGGTGGGGGCGTTCACGGCTGTGGGGGCGATCCTGGTGGTGGCGTTCATGATCGTGCCGGCGGCCACAGCATACCTGCTCACCGACGATTTGGGCAACATGATCGTCCTCGCAGTTTGCATCGGCGCACTGTCGGCGATCGCGGGCGGTTTCGTCGCGTTTGCGCTGGATGCGTCGGTGGCCGGCGCGATGGCGACGGTGGCCGGCGCTTGCTTCTTGCTGGCGCTGTTGTTCTCGCCGGCGCATGGCCTGGTGGCCAAAGCCCGGCGCCTGCGACGTCAGCGGCTGCGCCTCGCGATGGAGAACTTAGTCGTCCACCTGTTCAACCACGAGCATCAGGCCTACGAAGAGCACGAAGCCGAAGTGGCGCACCTCAGCAGCGAGCTGCGCTGGCAACCCCAGTTCGCCCGCAGGATCATCCGCATGGCTCGGCGCGCGCAGCTCGTGCAGCAAGTCAACGGTCATTTGGCGTTGACCGACGCCGGCAGGGAGTTCGCTCGGCGGGCCTTCGCGCGCCGAGATGGGGAAGCGTAG
- a CDS encoding zinc ABC transporter permease produces MGILVELFADYTLRNVAMGSALLGVVSGVLGCFAVLRRQGLLGDALAHAALPGICIAYLFTQTKAPLVLLLGAAAAGWIAAILLLQIVQHTRISEDSALGIVLSTFFAFGIVLLTVIAKRGGANQSGLDRFLFGQAAALVAEDVMTMAILGGVALAIVTLLYKEFKLLAFDAPFAASLGFNTDWLNVLLTSLIVVAVVIGLQTVGVVLMAALLVGPAVAARQWTNRLSVMIILAALFGALSGLGGTLVSVSDAGIPTGPMVILSLTGIMLCSVVLAPERGLLWDAVRRRAQRAAWVE; encoded by the coding sequence ATGGGCATACTGGTTGAACTGTTTGCTGACTACACACTGCGCAACGTGGCGATGGGCAGCGCGCTGCTTGGTGTAGTGAGCGGCGTACTGGGGTGTTTCGCCGTGCTGCGACGGCAGGGTCTGCTGGGGGACGCGTTGGCCCATGCCGCGCTGCCCGGTATTTGCATCGCCTACTTGTTCACGCAGACCAAAGCGCCCCTCGTCCTGCTGTTGGGCGCGGCAGCGGCTGGATGGATCGCAGCCATCTTGCTGCTGCAGATCGTCCAACACACCCGGATCAGTGAGGATAGCGCGCTCGGCATTGTGCTGAGCACGTTTTTCGCCTTCGGTATCGTGTTGCTCACCGTCATCGCCAAGCGCGGCGGCGCGAATCAATCTGGGCTGGACCGGTTCCTGTTTGGCCAAGCGGCGGCGCTGGTTGCAGAAGATGTGATGACCATGGCGATCCTCGGTGGCGTAGCCCTTGCCATCGTGACGTTGCTCTACAAGGAGTTCAAGTTGCTCGCTTTTGATGCGCCCTTCGCGGCCAGCCTGGGGTTCAATACCGATTGGCTCAACGTGCTCCTCACGTCGCTAATCGTGGTCGCCGTAGTCATTGGCCTGCAAACCGTCGGTGTGGTGTTGATGGCAGCCTTGCTGGTGGGGCCGGCGGTTGCGGCGCGCCAGTGGACGAACCGGCTGAGCGTGATGATCATCTTGGCGGCGCTGTTCGGCGCGCTATCGGGCTTGGGCGGCACACTGGTGAGCGTGAGCGACGCAGGTATTCCCACCGGCCCGATGGTCATCCTCAGCCTGACGGGCATCATGCTGTGCTCGGTCGTCCTCGCGCCGGAGCGTGGTCTGCTGTGGGATGCCGTGCGGCGGCGCGCGCAACGCGCGGCGTGGGTGGAGTGA
- a CDS encoding manganese ABC transporter ATP-binding protein, with protein sequence MHTGVAVAPVEINDLTVVYRDKPALQDIDLTIPEGKLAAIIGPNGAGKSTLIKAALGLVPTAAGSVRIYGKPPAEQRRLVGYVPQRSSVDWDFPTTALDVVMMGTYGRLGWIRRPGPAERDFALRCLAQVGMEQYAERQIGQLSGGQQQRVFLARALAQDAQVYFMDEPFIGVDAVTERAIVALLQALQRQGKTVICVHHDLDSAPDYFDWVVLLNVRLIASGPFASTFTADNLRKTYGGTMKASIEHFQHFEEDRRELEVKTRGDGHTG encoded by the coding sequence ATGCACACAGGCGTTGCCGTTGCCCCGGTTGAGATCAACGATTTGACGGTGGTCTATCGCGACAAGCCGGCGCTGCAGGATATTGACCTGACGATCCCCGAAGGCAAATTAGCGGCCATCATCGGGCCGAACGGCGCCGGCAAGTCCACGTTGATCAAAGCCGCGCTTGGCCTGGTGCCCACGGCGGCGGGCAGCGTGCGGATTTACGGCAAGCCCCCTGCCGAGCAGCGCCGCCTCGTCGGCTATGTGCCGCAGCGCAGCAGCGTGGACTGGGATTTCCCTACCACCGCGCTGGATGTGGTGATGATGGGCACGTATGGCCGGCTGGGCTGGATTCGCCGGCCGGGGCCGGCCGAGCGCGATTTTGCCCTGCGTTGTTTGGCACAGGTGGGCATGGAGCAGTATGCCGAGCGGCAGATCGGCCAACTCAGTGGCGGTCAGCAGCAACGCGTGTTTCTGGCGCGCGCCCTAGCGCAAGATGCCCAAGTCTATTTCATGGACGAGCCGTTCATCGGCGTGGACGCGGTGACCGAGCGGGCGATCGTGGCGCTTTTGCAAGCGTTGCAGCGGCAAGGCAAGACGGTGATCTGCGTGCACCACGACCTCGACTCGGCGCCAGATTATTTCGACTGGGTGGTGCTGCTTAACGTCCGGCTGATTGCCAGTGGCCCGTTTGCGTCTACCTTTACCGCCGACAACTTGCGCAAAACCTACGGCGGCACGATGAAGGCGTCCATTGAACACTTCCAGCACTTTGAGGAAGACCGCAGGGAATTAGAAGTGAAGACCAGGGGCGATGGGCATACTGGTTGA
- a CDS encoding manganese transporter — translation MQLRHPWIALMLVVGLTACAPSSVASSANLALRPVRVATTTGMVADVVKNVGAGRVEVVSLMGPGVDPHLYKPSSGDVVKLDRADVIFYNGLHLEGRMAELFEKMTRAGKPAFAVTRGIDPAQLIELAESPGHYDPHVWFDVRLWRDVARFVAQALSDLDPASRELYEHNAELYLEQLDELQAYAEQRIALIPLESRVLITSHDAFGYFGRRYGFEVRGLQGVSTAAEAGARDVQELAALIADRKIKAIFVESSVPPDAIEAVRAAVRARGWDVVIGGELFSDALGADGTPEGTYVGMFKHNVDTIVGALREPNP, via the coding sequence ATGCAGCTACGACACCCGTGGATTGCGCTGATGCTGGTGGTTGGGTTAACCGCCTGTGCGCCTTCGTCCGTAGCATCTTCGGCCAATTTGGCTTTGCGACCAGTGCGTGTAGCGACGACCACCGGCATGGTGGCCGACGTTGTGAAGAACGTTGGCGCCGGCCGCGTTGAGGTGGTGAGCCTAATGGGTCCCGGCGTTGACCCACATCTGTACAAGCCCAGCAGCGGCGACGTGGTGAAGCTCGATCGCGCCGATGTCATTTTCTACAACGGCTTGCATCTCGAAGGGCGCATGGCCGAGTTGTTCGAGAAGATGACGCGCGCCGGCAAGCCGGCCTTTGCCGTGACGCGCGGGATTGATCCTGCGCAATTGATAGAGCTGGCGGAGTCGCCAGGACACTACGACCCGCATGTGTGGTTTGACGTGAGGCTGTGGCGGGACGTTGCCCGATTCGTGGCGCAAGCGTTGAGCGACCTCGACCCGGCGTCGCGCGAGTTGTACGAGCACAACGCGGAGCTGTATCTTGAGCAGCTCGATGAATTGCAAGCGTACGCTGAACAGCGGATCGCGCTGATTCCCCTAGAATCGCGCGTGCTGATCACATCGCACGACGCCTTTGGCTACTTCGGCCGGCGCTATGGCTTCGAGGTGCGCGGCTTGCAAGGGGTGAGCACGGCGGCTGAAGCCGGCGCGCGCGACGTCCAAGAGCTGGCCGCGCTGATCGCCGACCGCAAGATCAAGGCGATTTTCGTCGAGTCCTCGGTGCCGCCCGACGCGATCGAAGCGGTGCGGGCCGCAGTGCGCGCGCGCGGCTGGGATGTGGTAATCGGCGGGGAGTTGTTCTCCGACGCGCTGGGCGCCGACGGCACGCCGGAAGGCACCTACGTTGGCATGTTCAAACACAACGTGGATACTATCGTCGGCGCGCTGCGCGAGCCCAATCCTTAA